The following proteins are co-located in the Fusobacteria bacterium ZRK30 genome:
- a CDS encoding Maf family protein translates to MILASKSPRRFEILSNFGIKKIEVVVTEIEEVSDKEDLIEQVVDIAVKKGIEVAKNYPDEFVVSADTVVILDGKILGKPKDCHDAFSTLTNLSGRTHEVVTAYSLINKSKEIFISSFDKTVVKFKEISKEEIDWYIETGEPMDKAGSYGIQGVGAGILIDRIEGEFYNVMGFPISKFVDDLKEHGIKIQNIIEL, encoded by the coding sequence ATGATATTGGCTTCTAAATCTCCTAGAAGATTTGAAATTCTGAGTAATTTTGGAATAAAAAAAATAGAGGTAGTTGTTACAGAAATAGAAGAAGTAAGCGACAAAGAGGATCTGATTGAACAAGTGGTAGACATAGCGGTAAAAAAAGGAATAGAAGTAGCAAAAAACTATCCCGATGAATTTGTAGTATCGGCAGATACTGTGGTGATCTTAGACGGGAAAATTTTAGGGAAACCGAAAGATTGTCATGATGCATTTTCAACACTTACCAACTTATCTGGAAGGACCCATGAAGTTGTAACAGCTTATTCACTAATAAACAAAAGTAAGGAAATATTTATTTCAAGTTTTGATAAAACTGTTGTAAAATTTAAAGAAATATCAAAAGAAGAGATAGATTGGTATATAGAAACAGGAGAACCAATGGATAAAGCAGGGTCTTACGGGATACAAGGTGTAGGAGCAGGAATACTAATTGATAGGATAGAGGGAGAATTTTATAATGTCATGGGATTTCCAATTTCGAAATTTGTAGATGATCTAAAAGAACATGGAATAAAAATACAAAACATAATAGAGTTGTAG
- a CDS encoding phospholipase D-like domain-containing protein has protein sequence MKWVISLFFLIFFGCSNLPPNISMESPTYQTDNVEFYYDLTHRREGIVYTEHRIFNQMEKMIENADEFIVMDVFLFNNLYNASEFNFPKVSSGIKKALIKKKKENKDIKIYFITDEINTFYGVYNTNELEKLEKNGITVILTDLTETNGANSVYSTFWRYFFSWFGTGKYGWLPNPFSPEAPKVTIRAYLKLINLKGNHRKVLVTEKEALVTSANPHSASGYHSNIGFKFDGEIINSVVESEKAVGELSGVKMKLPAVEFHNEGQYKIQLLTEGKIGKALDIDIDNSQNGDEIYIGMFYLGDKVIVKKLIDAAKRGVKIRLILDENKEAFGMKKTGIPNKVTGKKLIDKSKGKIEVRWYRSSGEQYHTKLVVIKTSDVMVVNGGSANLTKRNIRDYTLDTNIRVVAPLNSKLAIDIEQYFDMLWNDDNDTYIIEKEKLEDGYRSNKFLYDIQNISGFSTY, from the coding sequence ATGAAGTGGGTTATAAGTTTGTTCTTTTTGATTTTCTTTGGATGCAGTAATCTCCCGCCAAATATATCTATGGAGAGTCCAACTTACCAGACAGACAATGTGGAATTTTATTATGATCTGACCCATAGAAGAGAAGGTATTGTCTATACAGAGCATAGAATTTTCAACCAGATGGAAAAAATGATAGAAAATGCTGATGAATTTATAGTTATGGATGTATTTTTATTTAATAATTTATATAATGCCAGTGAATTTAATTTTCCTAAAGTATCTTCTGGGATAAAAAAAGCACTAATAAAAAAGAAAAAGGAAAATAAAGACATAAAGATATATTTTATAACCGACGAGATAAATACTTTTTACGGTGTTTATAATACAAATGAGTTAGAAAAGTTGGAAAAAAATGGAATTACAGTTATTTTAACCGACCTTACAGAAACCAATGGGGCAAATAGCGTATATTCGACATTTTGGAGATATTTTTTCAGTTGGTTTGGAACAGGAAAGTATGGGTGGCTTCCAAACCCATTCAGTCCGGAAGCTCCTAAAGTAACCATAAGGGCCTATTTAAAATTAATTAATTTAAAGGGGAATCATAGGAAGGTATTGGTGACAGAAAAAGAAGCTTTGGTAACTTCGGCGAATCCCCACAGTGCCAGTGGATATCATTCCAATATAGGCTTTAAATTTGACGGTGAAATAATAAACTCAGTGGTAGAATCAGAAAAAGCTGTAGGAGAATTATCAGGAGTTAAAATGAAACTGCCTGCAGTTGAATTTCATAATGAGGGCCAATATAAGATACAGTTACTCACCGAGGGGAAGATAGGAAAAGCTTTGGATATAGATATAGATAACAGTCAAAACGGGGATGAGATCTATATAGGTATGTTCTATTTAGGGGATAAAGTGATTGTAAAAAAATTAATTGATGCGGCGAAAAGAGGTGTCAAAATAAGATTGATATTGGATGAAAATAAAGAGGCATTCGGGATGAAGAAAACAGGGATACCAAATAAAGTTACAGGTAAAAAGCTGATAGATAAAAGTAAGGGTAAGATAGAGGTGAGATGGTATAGATCTTCAGGGGAGCAATATCACACTAAGCTGGTAGTTATAAAAACTTCTGATGTGATGGTGGTAAATGGAGGATCAGCCAATTTGACCAAGAGAAATATCAGAGACTATACTCTAGATACCAATATAAGGGTGGTAGCTCCTTTAAATTCCAAATTGGCTATAGATATAGAACAATATTTTGATATGTTATGGAACGATGATAACGATACCTATATTATAGAAAAAGAAAAGTTAGAGGATGGGTATAGAAGTAATAAATTTTTATATGATATTCAAAATATAAGTGGATTTTCAACCTATTAA
- a CDS encoding lysophospholipase produces the protein MEKQIRLWEPPADVTIKGTIFIIHGMAEYSKRYEKVADYLNDNGYRVAMIDHKGHGDNIEELEGLGLVKGEFKSSLEELVDSIEKIRDEKPLFILGHSMGSFITQILLERGIKNDGIILSGSARPSKISIKFGYSLSRFLLLFRNKRDIILNKLLFGRNNLKFSGDKKFRWLSRDEKSIEAYESDPFCGFTPYTSYFQGLFYLLKESSKVGDKRKYKKTPVYIFSGSDDPVGNYGAGTKKLYKFYKKLGYSDITLKLYEEGRHEMLNEINRREVYDDLLIWLDRRSV, from the coding sequence ATGGAAAAACAAATTAGATTGTGGGAGCCTCCTGCAGATGTAACTATAAAAGGAACGATATTCATAATTCATGGTATGGCTGAATACTCAAAAAGATATGAAAAAGTGGCTGATTACCTGAACGATAATGGGTACAGAGTGGCTATGATAGACCACAAAGGGCACGGGGATAACATAGAAGAGTTAGAGGGATTGGGATTGGTAAAAGGTGAGTTTAAGAGTTCTCTGGAGGAGCTTGTGGATTCCATTGAAAAAATTAGAGATGAGAAGCCTCTATTTATATTGGGGCATAGTATGGGATCCTTTATTACTCAAATTTTATTGGAAAGAGGGATAAAGAATGACGGAATTATTTTATCAGGATCTGCTAGGCCATCTAAAATTTCGATAAAATTCGGGTATTCTTTATCAAGGTTTCTTTTATTATTTCGAAATAAAAGGGACATAATATTAAATAAATTGTTATTTGGAAGAAACAACTTGAAATTCTCAGGAGATAAAAAATTCAGGTGGTTATCCAGGGACGAAAAAAGTATAGAAGCATACGAAAGTGATCCCTTCTGCGGATTTACCCCTTATACGAGTTATTTTCAAGGTTTATTTTATCTTTTGAAGGAATCATCAAAGGTAGGGGATAAAAGAAAATATAAAAAAACTCCTGTATATATCTTTTCTGGCTCAGATGATCCTGTAGGGAACTATGGGGCTGGAACGAAAAAATTATATAAATTTTATAAAAAACTTGGATACAGTGATATAACATTAAAACTATATGAAGAAGGTCGCCACGAGATGTTGAATGAGATAAACAGACGTGAAGTTTATGATGACCTTTTGATTTGGTTAGATAGGAGGTCGGTGTGA
- the folE gene encoding GTP cyclohydrolase I FolE, protein MDKNKIMDGVKLILEGMGEDINREGLLETPDRVARMFGEICGGLHKDPADEISVFFHVEHNDMVIVKDIQFYSLCEHHLLPFYGKVHIAYIPENGKVTGLSKLARVVDVASKKPQLQERLNSEIVEALMGKLSAKGVLVVIEAEHMCMTMRGIQKPGSKTITSGVRGIFRTNLATREEALSLIKHM, encoded by the coding sequence ATGGATAAGAACAAGATAATGGATGGAGTAAAGTTAATCCTAGAAGGTATGGGAGAAGATATAAATAGAGAAGGGTTACTTGAGACTCCAGACAGAGTAGCTAGGATGTTTGGTGAAATATGTGGAGGGTTACACAAGGACCCGGCAGATGAAATTTCTGTATTTTTCCATGTAGAGCATAACGATATGGTGATAGTGAAGGATATTCAATTTTATTCATTGTGTGAACATCACTTATTGCCGTTTTATGGAAAGGTACATATAGCCTACATCCCAGAAAACGGAAAAGTAACAGGGTTGAGTAAATTAGCCAGAGTAGTGGATGTAGCTTCTAAAAAACCACAACTTCAAGAGCGTCTGAATAGTGAGATAGTAGAAGCTTTAATGGGGAAACTTAGTGCAAAGGGAGTATTGGTTGTAATAGAAGCAGAGCATATGTGTATGACTATGAGGGGAATACAAAAACCAGGATCAAAGACAATCACATCTGGAGTAAGGGGAATATTTAGAACTAACCTTGCAACCAGGGAAGAAGCGCTGTCATTGATAAAACACATGTAG
- the hslU gene encoding ATP-dependent protease ATPase subunit HslU: protein MKENLIPKKIVEELNKYIISQEDAKKNVAISLRNRYRRKHISDMKLKNEITPKNIILIGPTGVGKTEIARRLATITNSPFIKVEATKYTEVGYVGKDVESMIKDLVSITFNKLKSEKIEMLREKYKESTFLKVAKLIKPYGTINPDEKSALLEEVISGKYDDQEIEIEKHQSSDAPMIEVFATGNEPEEDGVKGIIDNIMSSFPGGKKKIVKMSVKNAIEYLLRTEIEQNIDMEELKPLAVEKVEEDGIIFIDEIDKIAEREGSNSEVSRQGVQRDILPIIEGTTVMTKYGSVRTEHILFIAAGAFTQASPSDLMPELQGRFPIKVRLNTLNKDDFVKILTEIDFNLLTQYQELLKTDKVNLSFTKGAIDEIAEIAIDLNEDIENIGARRLAGVIEKILNDIMFEAPYEKETAIKIGKKDVVKIFSYDLVEENLDNYIL, encoded by the coding sequence ATGAAAGAAAATTTAATCCCTAAAAAAATTGTAGAAGAATTAAATAAATATATAATTTCTCAAGAAGATGCAAAAAAAAATGTAGCTATTTCACTCAGAAATAGATATAGAAGAAAGCATATTTCAGATATGAAATTAAAAAATGAAATTACTCCTAAAAATATAATCTTAATAGGACCTACAGGTGTTGGTAAGACTGAGATTGCCAGAAGATTAGCCACTATTACAAACTCTCCATTTATCAAAGTAGAAGCTACTAAATATACCGAAGTAGGTTATGTAGGAAAAGATGTAGAATCTATGATAAAGGACCTTGTTTCAATCACTTTTAACAAATTAAAGTCGGAAAAAATAGAGATGTTGAGAGAAAAATACAAGGAATCTACCTTTCTTAAGGTAGCTAAACTTATAAAACCTTATGGTACGATCAACCCTGATGAAAAAAGTGCTTTGTTAGAGGAAGTAATATCTGGAAAGTATGATGATCAGGAGATTGAAATTGAAAAACACCAAAGTTCTGATGCTCCAATGATTGAAGTGTTTGCCACTGGAAATGAGCCGGAAGAAGATGGAGTAAAAGGTATTATCGATAATATTATGAGTTCTTTCCCAGGTGGGAAGAAAAAAATAGTTAAGATGAGCGTTAAAAACGCCATTGAATATCTTTTAAGAACTGAGATTGAACAAAATATAGACATGGAAGAATTGAAACCTCTAGCAGTAGAAAAAGTAGAGGAAGACGGAATTATCTTTATAGACGAGATAGATAAGATTGCCGAAAGGGAAGGCAGCAACAGTGAGGTTTCACGTCAAGGTGTTCAAAGAGATATCCTTCCAATAATTGAAGGTACCACAGTTATGACAAAATATGGTTCTGTTCGAACTGAACATATTTTATTTATTGCAGCCGGAGCCTTTACCCAGGCAAGTCCTAGTGATTTAATGCCTGAATTACAAGGAAGATTCCCTATAAAAGTGAGATTAAACACTTTAAATAAAGATGACTTTGTGAAGATTTTGACTGAAATAGACTTTAACCTGTTGACTCAATATCAGGAACTATTAAAAACTGATAAAGTTAACTTGAGTTTTACTAAAGGCGCTATAGATGAAATAGCAGAGATAGCTATCGATCTCAATGAAGACATTGAAAATATAGGTGCTAGAAGATTAGCAGGTGTTATTGAAAAAATATTAAATGATATCATGTTTGAAGCTCCCTATGAAAAAGAAACCGCTATAAAAATTGGAAAAAAAGATGTTGTTAAAATATTTAGCTATGATCTCGTAGAGGAGAACTTAGATAACTACATCCTATAA